A genomic region of Miscanthus floridulus cultivar M001 chromosome 3, ASM1932011v1, whole genome shotgun sequence contains the following coding sequences:
- the LOC136545829 gene encoding uncharacterized protein isoform X1 produces the protein MEEVQNCVMKLRSNPRRHRDKVYVGCGAGFGGDRPMAALKLLQRVKELNYLVLECLAERTLADRYRILVSGGKGYDPRVKEWMSLLLPLAFERKVCIITNMGAMDPVGAQKEVLNLASVLGLEITVAVAYEPSFKTQGNPVLSDESTGGRGGSSTYLGAASIVHCLENYKPHVVITSRVADASLFLAPMIYELGWNWNDMQLAQGTLASHLLECGCQLTGGYFMHPGDEYRDFPFEQLLDLSLPFAEVSYRGEVIVSKADGSGGLLSPHTCAEQLLYEVGDPANYITPDMVVDFCNVQFHQISKDKVRCDGSKPSNACCPEKLLQLSPAESGWKGLGEISYGGHQCLKRAQAAEYLVRSWIGERYPGINEKIVSYVMGYDSLKAIGGDKDSYLAKQVLDVRLRMDGLFKLEEHAVQFVEEFIALYTNGPAAGGGISTGHRKEIILQKMLVDRENIFWRSHAKKASIPCLQNQAAYSETDQIHISRAQQNPTCRTMGIQHFDASMETPASPAPALPGKRIALYHVAHSRAGDKGNDMNFSVIPHSPDDIGRLRSIITPDWVKNAVSPLLDLSSFPDERAIQHRNNLLEPVTVEIYYVPGISSLNVVVRNILDGGVNCSRRIDRHGKTLSDLILCQEVILPP, from the exons ATGGAAGAGGTTCAAAACTGTGTGATGAAGCTG CGGAGCAATCCAAGGCGGCACAGGGATAAAGTGTATGTCGGCTGTGGGGCTGGGTTTGGTGGAGACAGGCCAATGGCGGCTCTTAAGTTACTGCAGAGAGTCAAGGAGCTTAACTATCTAGTTCTCGAGTGTTTGGCAGAGCGAACTCTGGCGGATCGGTACCGGATTTTGGTGTCAGGAGGCAAAGGATACGACCCTAGGG TCAAAGAGTGGATGTCTTTGCTTCTACCCTTGGCTTTTGAACGGAAAGTTTGCATCATAACTAACATGGGGGCAA TGGATCCTGTTGGAGCACAGAAAGAAGTACTGAACCTGGCATCTGTCTTGGGACTGGAGATAACAGTTGCCGTAGCTTATGAACCATCCTTTAAAACTCAAG GAAACCCTGTATTGTCCGATGAATCAACAGGAGGGAGAGGG GGAAGTAGCACATATCTTGGGGCAGCTTCAATTGTACATTGCTTGGAAAACTATAAACCACATGTTGTCATTACTTCACGGGTTGCTGATGCTTCGCTCTTCTTAGCACCTATG ATCTATGAATTAGGTTGGAACTGGAATGACATGCAGTTGGCACAAGGAACATTAGCAAGCCATCTTCTAGAGTGTGGCTGCCAACTCACTGGAGGATATTTCATGCACCCTG GAGATGAATACAGGGATTTTCCTTTTGAACAACTTCTGGATTTGTCTCTCCCATTTGCCGAAGTTAGTTACAGAGGAGAAGTCATTGTCAGTAAGGCAGATGGCAGTGGAGGCCTTTTGAGTCCCCATACATGTGCTGAACAGCTTCTTTATGAAGTTGGAGATCCTGCAAACTACATAACTCCTGATATG GTTGTGGATTTCTGTAATGTACAGTTCCACCAAATATCAAAAGACAAGGTCCGCTGTGATGGATCAAAACCATCTAATGCTTGTTGCCCTGAGAAACTCCTGCAGTTATCTCCTGCT GAAAGTGGATGGAAAGGCTTGGGAGAGATCTCATATGGGGGGCATCAATGTTTAAAGCGTGCCCAGGCAGCAGAATACCTT GTAAGGTCGTGGATAGGTGAAAGGTACCCAGGCATTAATGAAAAAATTGTTTCATATGTCATGGGCTATGATAGTTTGAAAGCTATTGGAGGTGATAAGGATAGTTACTTGGCCAAGCAAGTATTGGATGTAAGGCTTCGGATGGATGGTCTCTTCAAGCTTGAAGAGCATGCTGTTCAATTTGTTGAAGAATTTATTGCTCTATATACAAATGGTCCAGCTGCTGGCGGTGGAATCAG CACTGGCCATAGGAAGGAAATTATTCTACAAAAGATGCTG GTTGATCGGGAAAACATCTTCTGGCGATCGCATGCAAAGAAGGCAAGCATTCCTTGCCTACAGAATCAAGCTGCATATTCTGAAACGGATCAAATACATATTTCACGAGCACAACAAAACCCAACATGTCGTACAATGGGCATTCAACACTTTGATGCAAGCATGGAGACCCCAGCATCCCCTGCTCCTGCTTTACCTGGGAAAAGGATTGCTCTCTACCATGTAGCTCACAGCAGGGCCGGTGATAAGGGGAATGATATGAACTTCTCTGTCATTCCTCACTCCCCTGATGACATTGGCCGGCTTAGGTCCATAATAACTCCGGATTGGGTGAAGAACGCTGTGTCACCTCTACTTGATTTGTCTTCGTTTCCTGATGAGCGAGCTATTCAGCATCGAAACAATCTGCTTGAGCCTGTCACTGTGGAAATTTACTACGTCCCAGGCATAAGCTCCCTGAACGTTGTGGTGAGAAATATCCTGGATGGTGGCGTGAACTGTTCGAGAAGGATAGATAGGCATGGAAAGACCTTGTCAGATCTCATATTGTGCCAAGAAGTTATCTTACCGCCATGA
- the LOC136545829 gene encoding uncharacterized protein isoform X2, protein MSLLLPLAFERKVCIITNMGAMDPVGAQKEVLNLASVLGLEITVAVAYEPSFKTQGNPVLSDESTGGRGGSSTYLGAASIVHCLENYKPHVVITSRVADASLFLAPMIYELGWNWNDMQLAQGTLASHLLECGCQLTGGYFMHPGDEYRDFPFEQLLDLSLPFAEVSYRGEVIVSKADGSGGLLSPHTCAEQLLYEVGDPANYITPDMVVDFCNVQFHQISKDKVRCDGSKPSNACCPEKLLQLSPAESGWKGLGEISYGGHQCLKRAQAAEYLVRSWIGERYPGINEKIVSYVMGYDSLKAIGGDKDSYLAKQVLDVRLRMDGLFKLEEHAVQFVEEFIALYTNGPAAGGGISTGHRKEIILQKMLVDRENIFWRSHAKKASIPCLQNQAAYSETDQIHISRAQQNPTCRTMGIQHFDASMETPASPAPALPGKRIALYHVAHSRAGDKGNDMNFSVIPHSPDDIGRLRSIITPDWVKNAVSPLLDLSSFPDERAIQHRNNLLEPVTVEIYYVPGISSLNVVVRNILDGGVNCSRRIDRHGKTLSDLILCQEVILPP, encoded by the exons ATGTCTTTGCTTCTACCCTTGGCTTTTGAACGGAAAGTTTGCATCATAACTAACATGGGGGCAA TGGATCCTGTTGGAGCACAGAAAGAAGTACTGAACCTGGCATCTGTCTTGGGACTGGAGATAACAGTTGCCGTAGCTTATGAACCATCCTTTAAAACTCAAG GAAACCCTGTATTGTCCGATGAATCAACAGGAGGGAGAGGG GGAAGTAGCACATATCTTGGGGCAGCTTCAATTGTACATTGCTTGGAAAACTATAAACCACATGTTGTCATTACTTCACGGGTTGCTGATGCTTCGCTCTTCTTAGCACCTATG ATCTATGAATTAGGTTGGAACTGGAATGACATGCAGTTGGCACAAGGAACATTAGCAAGCCATCTTCTAGAGTGTGGCTGCCAACTCACTGGAGGATATTTCATGCACCCTG GAGATGAATACAGGGATTTTCCTTTTGAACAACTTCTGGATTTGTCTCTCCCATTTGCCGAAGTTAGTTACAGAGGAGAAGTCATTGTCAGTAAGGCAGATGGCAGTGGAGGCCTTTTGAGTCCCCATACATGTGCTGAACAGCTTCTTTATGAAGTTGGAGATCCTGCAAACTACATAACTCCTGATATG GTTGTGGATTTCTGTAATGTACAGTTCCACCAAATATCAAAAGACAAGGTCCGCTGTGATGGATCAAAACCATCTAATGCTTGTTGCCCTGAGAAACTCCTGCAGTTATCTCCTGCT GAAAGTGGATGGAAAGGCTTGGGAGAGATCTCATATGGGGGGCATCAATGTTTAAAGCGTGCCCAGGCAGCAGAATACCTT GTAAGGTCGTGGATAGGTGAAAGGTACCCAGGCATTAATGAAAAAATTGTTTCATATGTCATGGGCTATGATAGTTTGAAAGCTATTGGAGGTGATAAGGATAGTTACTTGGCCAAGCAAGTATTGGATGTAAGGCTTCGGATGGATGGTCTCTTCAAGCTTGAAGAGCATGCTGTTCAATTTGTTGAAGAATTTATTGCTCTATATACAAATGGTCCAGCTGCTGGCGGTGGAATCAG CACTGGCCATAGGAAGGAAATTATTCTACAAAAGATGCTG GTTGATCGGGAAAACATCTTCTGGCGATCGCATGCAAAGAAGGCAAGCATTCCTTGCCTACAGAATCAAGCTGCATATTCTGAAACGGATCAAATACATATTTCACGAGCACAACAAAACCCAACATGTCGTACAATGGGCATTCAACACTTTGATGCAAGCATGGAGACCCCAGCATCCCCTGCTCCTGCTTTACCTGGGAAAAGGATTGCTCTCTACCATGTAGCTCACAGCAGGGCCGGTGATAAGGGGAATGATATGAACTTCTCTGTCATTCCTCACTCCCCTGATGACATTGGCCGGCTTAGGTCCATAATAACTCCGGATTGGGTGAAGAACGCTGTGTCACCTCTACTTGATTTGTCTTCGTTTCCTGATGAGCGAGCTATTCAGCATCGAAACAATCTGCTTGAGCCTGTCACTGTGGAAATTTACTACGTCCCAGGCATAAGCTCCCTGAACGTTGTGGTGAGAAATATCCTGGATGGTGGCGTGAACTGTTCGAGAAGGATAGATAGGCATGGAAAGACCTTGTCAGATCTCATATTGTGCCAAGAAGTTATCTTACCGCCATGA
- the LOC136545829 gene encoding uncharacterized protein isoform X3, with the protein MEEVQNCVMKLRSNPRRHRDKVYVGCGAGFGGDRPMAALKLLQRVKELNYLVLECLAERTLADRYRILVSGGKGYDPRVKEWMSLLLPLAFERKVCIITNMGAMDPVGAQKEVLNLASVLGLEITVAVAYEPSFKTQGNPVLSDESTGGRGGSSTYLGAASIVHCLENYKPHVVITSRVADASLFLAPMIYELGWNWNDMQLAQGTLASHLLECGCQLTGGYFMHPGDEYRDFPFEQLLDLSLPFAEVSYRGEVIVSKADGSGGLLSPHTCAEQLLYEVGDPANYITPDMVVDFCNVQFHQISKDKVRCDGSKPSNACCPEKLLQLSPAESGWKGLGEISYGGHQCLKRAQAAEYLVRSWIGERYPGINEKIVSYVMGYDSLKAIGGDKDSYLAKQVLDVRLRMDGLFKLEEHAVQFVEEFIALYTNGPAAGGGISTGHRKEIILQKMLVWLIGKTSSGDRMQRRQAFLAYRIKLHILKRIKYIFHEHNKTQHVVQWAFNTLMQAWRPQHPLLLLYLGKGLLSTM; encoded by the exons ATGGAAGAGGTTCAAAACTGTGTGATGAAGCTG CGGAGCAATCCAAGGCGGCACAGGGATAAAGTGTATGTCGGCTGTGGGGCTGGGTTTGGTGGAGACAGGCCAATGGCGGCTCTTAAGTTACTGCAGAGAGTCAAGGAGCTTAACTATCTAGTTCTCGAGTGTTTGGCAGAGCGAACTCTGGCGGATCGGTACCGGATTTTGGTGTCAGGAGGCAAAGGATACGACCCTAGGG TCAAAGAGTGGATGTCTTTGCTTCTACCCTTGGCTTTTGAACGGAAAGTTTGCATCATAACTAACATGGGGGCAA TGGATCCTGTTGGAGCACAGAAAGAAGTACTGAACCTGGCATCTGTCTTGGGACTGGAGATAACAGTTGCCGTAGCTTATGAACCATCCTTTAAAACTCAAG GAAACCCTGTATTGTCCGATGAATCAACAGGAGGGAGAGGG GGAAGTAGCACATATCTTGGGGCAGCTTCAATTGTACATTGCTTGGAAAACTATAAACCACATGTTGTCATTACTTCACGGGTTGCTGATGCTTCGCTCTTCTTAGCACCTATG ATCTATGAATTAGGTTGGAACTGGAATGACATGCAGTTGGCACAAGGAACATTAGCAAGCCATCTTCTAGAGTGTGGCTGCCAACTCACTGGAGGATATTTCATGCACCCTG GAGATGAATACAGGGATTTTCCTTTTGAACAACTTCTGGATTTGTCTCTCCCATTTGCCGAAGTTAGTTACAGAGGAGAAGTCATTGTCAGTAAGGCAGATGGCAGTGGAGGCCTTTTGAGTCCCCATACATGTGCTGAACAGCTTCTTTATGAAGTTGGAGATCCTGCAAACTACATAACTCCTGATATG GTTGTGGATTTCTGTAATGTACAGTTCCACCAAATATCAAAAGACAAGGTCCGCTGTGATGGATCAAAACCATCTAATGCTTGTTGCCCTGAGAAACTCCTGCAGTTATCTCCTGCT GAAAGTGGATGGAAAGGCTTGGGAGAGATCTCATATGGGGGGCATCAATGTTTAAAGCGTGCCCAGGCAGCAGAATACCTT GTAAGGTCGTGGATAGGTGAAAGGTACCCAGGCATTAATGAAAAAATTGTTTCATATGTCATGGGCTATGATAGTTTGAAAGCTATTGGAGGTGATAAGGATAGTTACTTGGCCAAGCAAGTATTGGATGTAAGGCTTCGGATGGATGGTCTCTTCAAGCTTGAAGAGCATGCTGTTCAATTTGTTGAAGAATTTATTGCTCTATATACAAATGGTCCAGCTGCTGGCGGTGGAATCAG CACTGGCCATAGGAAGGAAATTATTCTACAAAAGATGCTGGTATG GTTGATCGGGAAAACATCTTCTGGCGATCGCATGCAAAGAAGGCAAGCATTCCTTGCCTACAGAATCAAGCTGCATATTCTGAAACGGATCAAATACATATTTCACGAGCACAACAAAACCCAACATGTCGTACAATGGGCATTCAACACTTTGATGCAAGCATGGAGACCCCAGCATCCCCTGCTCCTGCTTTACCTGGGAAAAGGATTGCTCTCTACCATGTAG